The stretch of DNA TCAGAAACAATTAACAAAATTGAGTATGTTATGATTGGTGACCCATCTCAAAAAATCTCTCGTAACTTCGAAGTTTTAAACGAAGAAGAAGGTCTTGCAGATCGTGGAACTTTCATCATCGATCCAGACGGTGTTATTCAAACTGTTGAAATCAATGCTGGCGGTATTGGTCGTGACGCAAGTACTCTAGTTAACAAAGTTAAGGCTGCACAATATGTTCGTAACAACCCAGGTGAAGTTTGCCCAGCTAAATGGCAAGAAGGATCTGAAACTCTAACTCCAAGCCTTGATCTTGTTGGAAAGATTTAAGGAGTGTAATCCATGATGCTTGATGCAAATATAAAAGCACAATTAGCTCAATATCTACCGTTGATGGAGGGCGATGTGCTACTAAAAGTTAGCGCAGGAGATGATGAAGTTTCCCGCAACATGCTAGCTCTAGTGGATGAATTAGCTACAATGTCATCCCGCATTAAAGTGGAGAGAGCAGAACTTGAGAGAACACCAAGCTTTAGCGTAAATCGTGTAGGCGAAAACACAGGTATAACTTTTGCAGGAGTACCACTAGGACATGAATTTACTTCATTAGTTTTAGCTCTACTTCAAGTGAGTGGACGAGCTCCGAAAGTAGACCAAAAAGTGATTGATCAAGTGAAAAACATTAAGGGTGAATATCGCTTTGAATCTTACGTTAGTTTAAGTTGTCATAACTGTCCTGATGTTGTTCAAGCCCTGAACGTAATGAGCGTTTTGAACCCTAACATTTCACATACAATGATTGATGGTGCAGCTTTTAAAGCGGAAGTAGAAAGCAAAAACATTTTGGCCGTGCCAACAGTTTTCCTTAATGGAGAAGAGTTCGGTGGCGGTCGTATGTCATTAGAAGAAATTCTTGCTAAAATGGGGAACACTCCAGACGCTTCTGAGTTTGAAAATAAAGAACCATTCGATGTACTTGTTGTTGGTGGTGGACCTGCTGGAGCAAGTGCGGCTATCTATTCAGCACGTAAAGGTATTCGAACTGGTATCGTTGCAGAACGTTTTGGTGGTCAAATTATGGACACGCTAAGCATCGAAAACTTTATTAGTGTAAAAGCTACAGAAGGACCTAAACTTGCGGCTAGTCTTGAAGAACATGTAAAAGAGTACGACATAGATGTAATGAATTTACAACGTGCAAAACGTTTAGAGAAGAAAGACTTAATTGAAGTTGAACTCGAAAACGGCGCGGTTCTAAAGAGTAAAAGTGTTATCATTTCAACAGGTGCTCGCTGGCGTAATGTCGGAGTACCAGGTGAGGCTGAATTCAAGAATAAAGGTGTAGCGTATTGTCCTCACTGTGATGGTCCTTTATTTGCTGGTAAAGACGTAGCGGTTATCGGTGGTGGTAACTCTGGTGTTGAGGCAGCAATCGACCTTGCAGGAATTACGAATCACGTTACCGTTCTTGAATTTAATTCCGAGCTAAAGGCAGACTCTGTATTACAAGATCGTCTTCATTCTCTACCAAATGTTACGGTTATCACAAATGCTCAAACACAAGAAATTACGGGAACAGATAAAGTTAACGGAATTACTTACGTTGAGCGTGAAACAGGCGACGTTAAACATATTGAATTAGCAGGCGTTTTCGTTCAAATCGGTCTCGTACCTAATACAGACTGGTTAGCGGAAACGGTTGAACGCACTAGAATTGGTGAAATCGTTGTAGACAATCATGGTGCAACGAACATCCCAGGCGTATTTGCTGCAGGAGACTGTACAAATACCCCGTATAAACAAATCATTATCTCAATGGGGTCAGGAGCAAGTGCGGCACTAGGTGCATTTGACTACTTAATCCGAAACTAATGATACCTGTTTAAAGTTTTTTGAAAGTCACTTTGCTGCTATATGCGTAGCAAAGTGATTTTCTTTTTGTGGACATAGGGACAGGTTCCGTGTCCACACAGTTTTTGGAAAATGACTATTGTTTTACCAGTGTAGAAAAGTAAAACGACGTGAAGTATATAATTTTATAAATGTTATAAATGGTGGAGGAAGAATCTATCCCCCTATATTTTCATCAAGGAAGTGTTCGTAAATGAAAATCAATAAAGGTGTTTTGTTTGTTTTAATTGGTGCCGCATGTTTCGGTTTTACACCGGTTTTTGCTAAATTGGGATTCAGCTACGGCTACTCACTTGGACAAATCAATATAGTTCAAA from Sutcliffiella cohnii encodes:
- the ahpC gene encoding alkyl hydroperoxide reductase subunit C, which gives rise to MSLIGKEVLPFTAQAYHNGDFVTVSDENLKGQWSIFCFYPADFTFVCPTELEDLQNQYAELKSLGVEVYSVSTDTHFTHKAWHDHSETINKIEYVMIGDPSQKISRNFEVLNEEEGLADRGTFIIDPDGVIQTVEINAGGIGRDASTLVNKVKAAQYVRNNPGEVCPAKWQEGSETLTPSLDLVGKI
- the ahpF gene encoding alkyl hydroperoxide reductase subunit F, which gives rise to MMLDANIKAQLAQYLPLMEGDVLLKVSAGDDEVSRNMLALVDELATMSSRIKVERAELERTPSFSVNRVGENTGITFAGVPLGHEFTSLVLALLQVSGRAPKVDQKVIDQVKNIKGEYRFESYVSLSCHNCPDVVQALNVMSVLNPNISHTMIDGAAFKAEVESKNILAVPTVFLNGEEFGGGRMSLEEILAKMGNTPDASEFENKEPFDVLVVGGGPAGASAAIYSARKGIRTGIVAERFGGQIMDTLSIENFISVKATEGPKLAASLEEHVKEYDIDVMNLQRAKRLEKKDLIEVELENGAVLKSKSVIISTGARWRNVGVPGEAEFKNKGVAYCPHCDGPLFAGKDVAVIGGGNSGVEAAIDLAGITNHVTVLEFNSELKADSVLQDRLHSLPNVTVITNAQTQEITGTDKVNGITYVERETGDVKHIELAGVFVQIGLVPNTDWLAETVERTRIGEIVVDNHGATNIPGVFAAGDCTNTPYKQIIISMGSGASAALGAFDYLIRN